From the Ovis canadensis isolate MfBH-ARS-UI-01 breed Bighorn chromosome Y, ARS-UI_OviCan_v2, whole genome shotgun sequence genome, the window TTCAtgtaaattcaataaatatttatcaacttgGAAAAAATTCTCAGTTAATAAGAAAGGTTAATTATGATGATAGTGCAGGTTATGGGACGGTGTTGAGTAATGTACATAGCATTTGACAGgttattgcatttctttattgATAATTCAGTAAGTGCTTAAAATGTGTCATTTTCAGGCTCTAAGTTTTAGCTGATGTGAAAGATACATAAAGAAAACAGGGTAGACCCAAAACACATGGAAGACCTGATATCTGTGCTTATCTTAATAGGAGGGCAAACAGAGGTTCCTTCCAACACTAAGAAGGAGTTGAGACAAAGTTGTGAGGTGGGGCTTAGCATGACTGAAAGTAATTTGCGTGATTGTAGCTCCAGAAGCACAGTGTAACAAAAAGATAATGAAACAACTAAGGAAACAGATGTCATGTCTTCAAAGAACTTGTTAACCATGTTGAGGTGCTGCAGTCACCACAAGGAATTTATTCTGTCTCTGTGGGAACAGATAAGCAACATCTAAATATGCCTTAGGGAATATAGGGTGGAATCTTGGTGTGAGGAAATAAAGGCATGCCATAAGGAGAGCAGTTCAAAAATGACCCTATACAATACCACTTGTAAAATACCTATCTAGTGCTGACCATGGGCCAGTCATTGACTACGTCATGTTATGTTTGGTGTCCCAGGGATGATATGATGGTGATCATGATTTTGGATATGCTGCAACATCTATATTTTCAAGTATGAAATGAATTTCTATAATGAAGACAGTCTGTCTAACCTCGCAAGACTCTATCCAATAACTCATAGAATATGATGCTACTGAGAACGCTGTAAGATATGTACTGTGTATttgcagttttaaattttattcatatcTCTTCCTTCTCCCATACGATCCTAATTTATATACCCATTCATTCCAGCAGGGATGATTTCAGAAGTCACTTTTATATCCATTAcctcttttcccatttttctcattttcttgcttACAAACGATTAGGTTTCATTTACCTAGGATGCATAAAGAATGTTTCCTTGAACTAAAGAGTTTATAAAACAACACAGTAAAATAGACATTGAAATAAAGCCTCATTTTACTCTtgtttcaaaacagaaaatgaaactatttgaAGATGAACATGTAACAAAATGAAACTAATGAAGATGAACCTGTAACTTTATTGTTCAAATATGAGCATTGTAGGAATTTGTTGACATCTACAACCATAAAATTTGCTCTTCCTTATGGTGCATAATCTGACACTTATTTGATAGATCGGTTTTAATTAGGATGGTTTTCATATAATGAAGATTTTTGATGAGTTGACCTTgaaagagaggaggaagatgTATCACGGATACTTGGCACTGGGGACCATGAGTTCCCTCTTTGTTGCAGGTTTGGAAAAGGACTGTCATGGGCTTTCATATAGCTGTAACTAACTGGAAATTTAGAAGGATGCACCACCAGTCCAAAATAGCTGCTCTGTAAGGGAGATACAATGTGGTTCTGAGAAGCAGAAGTCGTTGTAGTAGCAAAGTTCTCCATGCGGCCATTTGCTTGAGTGTAGCTATTATGTGAGAGCCGATTAAAACTGCTCATCTGATTTAAAACAGCAGGTTGATCTATCACACTCTTTTCTGTTTGTCTAACTGATGTTGATGGGGAAGGAAAATCACATGGAGATAGGGCACTTGTATTAGCGATGGTCTGCCTGGTATAAGGCTTTAGTATGAAAGGCACGCTTAAACTTGTGGAGGCTGAAAATGAACTCTCCCCATTAGTTTCAGGAAAAGAACTAGAGTTACAATTATCTACGTTGCCCCTTGCTTTAACATTCTTCTTCTTGTAATCTTGAACTAATGAAGCTATTGGAGAGGAATTTTTAATCCCaattcttcttttcattcttaatAAAAGTTGGGGATAGGCTCTTTTGAAATTTGGGTTATGATAGATCTGTAactaaaatcaaaggagaaaattatttagtttctttataaACCAAGGTAAAACTGACAAGGAAAgctaaactataaaaatatattcttttaatgaTACAAATTAAATACAATAAACTAAAACACCTCCATTAGTAGTTTTAACACCTTACATGTTAAAAACAATTATGATCCTCAAgtaaaaatatattgtaaaaatatacagtatatacaATAAATACCAAGTAAAAATATGTTGCAAACATATACAGTAAATCCCACTTTAATTAGCTTCAGGACTTGTATCGTTTCAAGTTGCTAGGAATGtttgttaaatattaaatattttaacctccagctgttctcaacttcaaaaaataaaactttttcaacaattatctcaattttaaattgttttagctACATACGTGAACATGCGGCTTTCAAGGTCACATATTTAATCGTACATATTGCCAATaataagtgaaaattttggaTTACCTTgctcaaaacagagacattgcttttttGTTCCAGAAAGTCAGCTAGTGAAGCAGATCTTTGAAAAGtgtgttgcttttttttaaacccataaaGGTTAAGCTGTCGAACTAAACTTTTCATACTATCAGTTTCAAATATTCTGAAAGGGGCCtgtctttccaagacttctttcttGAAGACTTCTTCATTGATCACTATAGAAGTGCCACtctcatcccaccaaatagattTAAACTGATCACTTTCAACTAGCTTCCAAAGTTTTTGAGGAAAAGTTAGTGAAAGAAAATCGTTCAGttcatctgtttcagagacagaaaattTGTAACGTGGCATTTTTATCACAACTTCCTCAAACAAAGCCTGAAAAGCATCttcttcaatcatagatctcaaaactgagtcctCAGTAAGTGTGTAATCACACAAAGGAGATCTAATGGTTTCTGAACCAGTTGATTCATCTTTAGGAAGCATATCTTGAATTTCTGAAGGAATATGTGCCATCTCAAAGAAATCTTTCTTCAGATACTTTCCTTATTTGTCTGACTTTACACACTGCAACTTCTAATGGTGCTTGACTGGCCTACGGAGATAAACTCTCTAGATCATCACGGAGGTTCTCAAAGTCAAAAAGCTGTGACATCACtggtcactggtctcctagcaattgaAGGGTAGCTATGACATCAcaaagtcactggtctcctagcaatttAAGGGTAATGTTAAACCACTGTTCACTTTTGTATCAATTTAAAATACAGGTTGCTTACATTAATAGTAACCAAAAATATGAAACTTGCAAAAATATCATTCCTAAAAACTTTTTACACAGAAAAATCACGTCAATAAATCTACTTAGTTtatgaaataaaagtaatttatcACCTTTCTATActgttaccaaaccaaacttgggtctgcttGCTTCTGCACAATAAAGTCAACCAACTGACTGTGGGCTGCAGTGAAAGCAAGTGTAGTGTTTATTGTAGGACCAAGCAAGGCATCCTAGCAGCTACTGCTTAAAAGACCCACACTCCCAAAATGATTTCAGGGGAAGGATTTTAACAACAGAGTGATGGTGGGCCATGGGGTGTATGATCAGTTTAggacattctactaatggcctgTTATCCTCCCTGAGGATATTGGGAGATAACATCATTGGCTGGCTAGTTCAAAATACTCTATGGTCTACGTACTTAAATTTCAGCCTGGCTGGGGATTTAGCATCTCTGAAACTGTTCACAGGatatttttcagaatattatctatggtgctagaggaggaagaaaagatccttgactttgcttaatggctaaataattattaatttatatagcttaattattttcctttgtttctgccttttctaacttctcagattaaaaatcctcttgaaacacgaggaggtctacaatctcctacctctctctcttttcatacttttcaatcAATCTTTAGAAGAGAATACttagaacaagaaagaaaataaagtgtttgATTTAGGTTTATTATAAATGTGACATAAAAATCTCAgttgcaggtttgatttctgtttcAGGTTCTGCAGCTGTTGGAGTGTTTGACTCAACAACAACTTTGACAATTTCCTGTTGAAATGGAGCTCAGAGTTGGAAATAATCCTGAGATCTAAACTagttatcaatattttcttttatgcaaACAATATatctatttttgtcattaaacctggacaaacacttgaaaattggtagatgaaaattaaaaggaaagaaagaagtgacataAGAGTCCTCATATTTTAGATGCATCcaagaaaacacattttgaaatatttccacTTTACATATATTCAATAACCAAGTAGGCTTTTGAATCATTCTACTTTTGGGTTTATTTATGTCCATCGCCCTTATATCTAACAGGAATTATAAGAcattggttgttgttgtttttttttatatatatatactcacacacgtgtgtgtgtgtatatatatacatataattttaggcaactttatttagtTGGCCAAACACGTTGCTTGCCACCAAGGTTATAAATGAACTGTTTGGgaagaccagttcagttcagtttctcagttgtgtccgactctttgcgaccccatgaatcacagcatgtcaggcctccctgtccatcaccaactcccagagttcactcagacccacgtccgtcgagtcagtgatgccatccagccatctcatccgctgtcgtccccttctcctcctgcctccaatccttcccagcatcagagtattttccaatgagtcaactcttcacacgaggtggccaaagtactggagtttcagctttagcatcattccttccaaagaaatcccagggctgatctccttcagaatggattagttggatctccttgcagtccaagggactctcaagagtcttctccaacaccagagttcaaaagcatcaattttttggtgctcagccttcttcacagtccaactctcacatccatacatgaccacaggaaaaatcatagccttgtattacttaattattttctggctgaataatTCAGATTCTGTTGCTGAAAGGCTCTCCCTTAATCTAGCTCATCTTCCACTATTTTTTCTGTAATAAGAGATAAAATCTGAAGGAAGTTAATATGGCCACAATAGG encodes:
- the LOC138431339 gene encoding heat shock transcription factor, Y-linked-like, yielding MAHIPSEIQDMLPKDESTGSETIRSPLCDYTLTEDSVLRSMIEEDAFQALFEEVVIKMPRYKFSVSETDELNDFLSLTFPQKLWKLVESDQFKSIWWDESGTSIVINEEVFKKEVLERQAPFRIFETDSMKSLVRQLNLYGFKKKQHTFQRSASLADFLEQKSNVSVLSKLQIYHNPNFKRAYPQLLLRMKRRIGIKNSSPIASLVQDYKKKNVKARGNVDNCNSSSFPETNGESSFSASTSLSVPFILKPYTRQTIANTSALSPCDFPSPSTSVRQTEKSVIDQPAVLNQMSSFNRLSHNSYTQANGRMENFATTTTSASQNHIVSPLQSSYFGLVVHPSKFPVSYSYMKAHDSPFPNLQQRGNSWSPVPSIRDTSSSSLSRSTHQKSSLYENHPN